One segment of Enterobacter ludwigii DNA contains the following:
- a CDS encoding MFS transporter, whose protein sequence is MFRQWLALVIIVLVYIPVAIDATVLHVAAPTLSMTLGASGNELLWIIDIYSLVMAGMVLPMGALGDRIGFKRLLIIGSTLFGLSSLAAAFAPSAGWLIAARASLAIGAAMIIPATLAGIRTLFVNARDRNIALGVWAAVGSGGAAFGPLIGGMLLEHFYWGSVFLINVPIVVIVVSLAARLVPRQQGRPEQPLNIAHAIMLIVAILLLVYSAKTALKGVLSPWLVAMTLLTGAVMLMIFVRIQLRARVPMIDMRLFCHRIILSGVVMAMTAMIALVGFELLMAQELQFVHGFTPFEAGMFMLPLMVASGFSGPIAGVLVGRLGLRLVAAGGMGLSAVSFIGLSLLDFSTQHWQAWSLMVLLGFSAASALLASTSAIMAAAPKEKAAAAGAIETMSYELGAGLGIAIFGLLLTRSFSASIVLPQGLSATLADKASSSIGEAVNVAQSLTPGLAESLIAAAKTAFITSHSVALGSAGAMLLVLAVGIWFSLANVPKQ, encoded by the coding sequence ATGTTTCGTCAGTGGTTAGCGTTAGTCATTATCGTGCTGGTGTATATCCCGGTGGCGATCGACGCGACGGTACTGCACGTAGCGGCGCCGACGTTGAGTATGACGCTGGGTGCCAGCGGTAACGAATTATTGTGGATCATCGATATATACTCGCTGGTGATGGCGGGGATGGTGCTGCCGATGGGCGCACTGGGTGACCGCATTGGTTTTAAACGGTTGTTGATAATTGGCAGTACGCTGTTTGGCTTGTCATCGCTGGCAGCTGCATTTGCGCCTTCAGCAGGATGGCTGATTGCTGCCCGCGCCTCGCTGGCGATTGGGGCGGCGATGATCATCCCGGCCACGCTTGCGGGGATCCGCACGTTGTTCGTTAATGCGCGCGATCGCAACATCGCGCTTGGGGTCTGGGCCGCCGTCGGTTCAGGCGGTGCGGCGTTTGGTCCGTTGATTGGCGGTATGTTGCTGGAGCATTTTTACTGGGGATCGGTCTTTTTGATCAACGTGCCGATCGTGGTCATCGTTGTTTCCCTTGCCGCGCGTCTGGTGCCTCGTCAACAGGGACGCCCGGAACAGCCGCTGAATATTGCCCATGCAATCATGCTGATTGTGGCGATATTGCTGCTGGTCTACAGCGCGAAAACCGCGCTCAAAGGGGTGCTTTCTCCGTGGCTGGTGGCAATGACGCTGCTCACCGGAGCGGTGATGCTGATGATCTTTGTGCGGATCCAGCTTCGCGCCCGCGTGCCGATGATCGACATGCGTCTGTTCTGTCATCGCATTATTTTAAGCGGTGTCGTGATGGCGATGACCGCCATGATCGCGCTGGTGGGGTTTGAGCTGTTGATGGCCCAGGAGCTGCAGTTTGTGCATGGCTTTACGCCATTTGAAGCGGGGATGTTTATGCTGCCGCTGATGGTTGCCAGCGGGTTTAGCGGGCCGATTGCCGGTGTGCTGGTCGGTCGTCTGGGGCTGCGGCTGGTGGCGGCAGGTGGAATGGGGCTGAGTGCCGTCAGCTTTATCGGTCTGTCACTGCTCGACTTCAGCACGCAGCACTGGCAGGCATGGAGTCTGATGGTGCTGCTGGGCTTCAGTGCCGCCAGTGCGCTGCTGGCCTCAACCTCGGCAATTATGGCGGCTGCGCCAAAAGAGAAAGCGGCTGCCGCAGGGGCGATTGAAACCATGTCCTATGAGCTGGGCGCAGGGTTGGGCATTGCCATTTTTGGTCTGCTGCTAACCCGCAGCTTCTCGGCGTCAATTGTCCTGCCGCAGGGACTGAGCGCGACGCTGGCCGATAAGGCCTCGTCATCGATTGGCGAAGCGGTAAACGTGGCGCAGAGCCTGACTCCAGGGCTGGCGGAGTCGTTAATTGCGGCGGCAAAAACGGCCTTTATCACGTCACACAGCGTGGCGTTAGGCAGTGCTGGCGCAATGTTACTGGTGCTGGCGGTCGGGATTTGGTTTAGCCTGGCAAACGTACCGAAACAGTAA
- a CDS encoding TetR family transcriptional regulator — protein MRYLSKDERREEILQAAMRVALSDGLSAMTVRRIAAEAGVATGQVHHHFTSGGELKSLAFVRLIRELLDADVVGKQASWRHQLHAMLGSDDGRFEPYIRLWREAQILASRDTDIRGAYVLTMEMWHQETVALIKAGTDAGDFTPGDRPENIAWRLIGLVCGLDGIYILDIPEMDDDAFNNHLDKLISLELC, from the coding sequence ATGCGATATCTGAGCAAGGATGAAAGGCGGGAAGAGATTTTACAGGCCGCTATGCGCGTGGCGCTCTCTGACGGACTTTCCGCAATGACGGTACGGCGAATTGCCGCCGAAGCCGGCGTCGCCACCGGACAGGTCCACCACCATTTCACCTCTGGCGGGGAGCTAAAATCGCTGGCTTTTGTGCGGTTGATCCGTGAACTGCTGGATGCGGATGTGGTCGGCAAGCAGGCCAGCTGGCGACATCAGCTGCATGCCATGCTCGGCAGCGATGATGGCCGGTTTGAGCCCTATATTCGCCTGTGGCGTGAGGCGCAGATCCTGGCAAGCCGGGATACGGACATCAGGGGCGCATATGTACTGACCATGGAGATGTGGCACCAGGAGACCGTCGCCCTTATCAAAGCAGGCACTGACGCGGGAGATTTTACCCCGGGCGATCGGCCAGAAAATATTGCCTGGCGTTTAATTGGTCTGGTGTGTGGCCTGGACGGCATTTATATATTAGATATCCCAGAGATGGACGACGATGCCTTTAATAACCATCTTGATAAATTAATCTCTCTGGAATTGTGTTAA